From Catharus ustulatus isolate bCatUst1 chromosome 6, bCatUst1.pri.v2, whole genome shotgun sequence, a single genomic window includes:
- the INSM2 gene encoding insulinoma-associated protein 2: MPRGFLVKRSRRAGGSYRARPRERDLEQDPPPSPPPPPAGGNSPAARQGAGQEKGEGEQAAVAACPATWPPAGGCGGPGLTPQEAPADWGAAGPCSAAGPRAALFERCLSSPASAESFPLAASFPPAEKLLLQPRTPLPAPPLPSVPALKRPSRAKAPAKKGKATRKLSFADEVTTSPVLGLRIKEEAPEGRPGPPAGRTPLGEFICQLCKEQYADPLALAQHRCSRIVRVEYRCPECHKIFSCPANLASHRRWHKPRPGPSAEGAASAPPGKENSPERRPRGPAAPQPPPPARQHRGGADSAGGAPAAPGSSPGPAHGGAPGPGGPGGEAFACPCCQKRFRRQAYLRKHLGTHGAARPAAFGPPERGPLTFACHLCGARFPSADIRDKHRLWHAVREELLLPPPPAGVPESGAAGGERQGFPCKHCPATFFSAPGLARHASKCHPPESRQVLLLQVPVRPGC; encoded by the coding sequence ATGCCCCGCGGCTTCCTCGTCAAGCGCAGCCGGAGAGCCGGCGGCTCCTACCGGGCACGCCCGCGGGAGCGGGACCTGGAGCAGGACCCTCCGCCCagcccgcccccgccgcccgccggcGGGAACAGCCCCGCCGCTAGACAGGGAGCGGGGCAGGAGAAGGGCGAGGGCGAGCAGGCAGCCGTCGCCGCTTGCCCCGCGACGTGGCCCCCCGCCGGCGGCTGCGGCGGCCCCGGGCTCACCCCGCAGGAGGCTCCGGCCGActggggggcggcggggccgtgcagcgcggcggggccgcgggcggCTCTCTTCGAGCGGTGCCTCAGCTCCCCCGCCTCCGCCGAGTCCTTCCCCCTGGCCGCCTCCTTCCCGCCCGCcgagaagctgctgctgcagccgcGCACGCCGctgcccgccccgccgctgccgtCGGTGCCCGCGCTGAAGCGGCCGTCTCGGGCCAAGGCGCCGGCCAAGAAGGGCAAGGCCACGCGGAAGCTGAGCTTCGCCGACGAGGTGACCACCTCGCCCGTGCTGGGGCTGCGCATCAAAGAGGAGGCACCCGAGGGCCGGCCGGGGCCGCCGGCGGGGCGCACGCCGCTGGGCGAGTTCATCTGCCAGCTGTGCAAGGAGCAGTACGCGGACCCGCTGGCGCTGGCCCAGCACCGCTGCTCCCGCATCGTGCGCGTCGAGTACCGCTGTCCCGAGTGCCACAAGATCTTCAGCTGTCCCGCCAACCTGGCCTCGCACCGCCGCTGGCACAAGCCGCGTCCCGGCCCCAGCGCGGAAGGCGCCGCCTCCGCCCCGCCGGGCAAGGAGAACAGCCCCgagcggcggccccgcggccccgccgcgccccaGCCCCCGCCGCCGGCCCGTCAGCACCGCGGCGGCGCGGACAGCGCTGGCGGCGCCCCGGCCGCCCCCGGatccagccccggccccgctcacggCGGCGCTCCCGGTccgggcggccccggcggggaGGCGTTCGCCTGCCCCTGCTGCCAAAAGCGGTTCCGGCGGCAGGCTTACCTCCGCAAGCACCTGGGCACCCACGGGGCAGCGCGGCCTGCCGCCTTCGGCCCGCCGGAGCGCGGGCCCCTCACCTTCGCCTGCCACCTCTGCGGCGCCCGCTTCCCCTCGGCGGACATCAGGGACAAGCACCGGCTGTGGCACGccgtgcgggaggagctgctgctgccgccgccgcccgccgggGTGCCCGAgagcggcgcggcgggcggggagcggcagGGCTTCCCCTGCAAACACTGCCCCGCCACCTTCTTCAGCGCGCCCGGGCTGGCGCGGCACGCCAGCAAGTGCCACCCGCCGGAGAGCAGGCaggttctgctgctccaggtgcccGTCCGGCCGGGCTGCTAG